From Amycolatopsis sp. YIM 10, the proteins below share one genomic window:
- a CDS encoding response regulator transcription factor has protein sequence MAAVGLSQAVRSTPAGALPASMVPHPREELFSVLVVDDHPLLREAIAARLAQMGAGTVHEAATVAEARARATATGPCDLAILDLGLPDGSGIELVTELRSHGWPRVVVLASSDDPYAVRSAFQAGAQAYLLKSASPVVVTDGVRRVLEGGVYADPSVAPVLATGTRVAGTDNTPRELSAREVEVLQLVADGQSNKEIGEELSLSALTVKSHLSRIGRKLGTGDRAQMVALAMRAGVIR, from the coding sequence GTGGCTGCCGTCGGCTTATCTCAGGCCGTCCGTTCCACGCCAGCCGGTGCATTGCCGGCGAGCATGGTTCCGCACCCGCGGGAAGAACTTTTTTCCGTACTGGTGGTCGATGACCACCCGTTGTTGAGGGAGGCAATCGCAGCAAGACTCGCACAGATGGGTGCGGGCACCGTTCACGAGGCCGCCACGGTGGCCGAGGCGAGGGCAAGGGCGACGGCCACCGGGCCGTGCGACCTGGCCATCCTCGATCTCGGCCTGCCCGATGGCAGTGGCATCGAGCTGGTTACGGAACTCCGTAGCCACGGCTGGCCTCGCGTGGTGGTGCTCGCGTCCTCGGACGACCCGTACGCGGTGCGTTCGGCGTTCCAGGCGGGCGCTCAGGCATACCTGCTGAAGTCCGCGTCGCCGGTGGTGGTCACCGACGGCGTGCGCAGGGTGCTCGAAGGCGGCGTCTACGCCGATCCCAGCGTGGCACCGGTACTGGCCACCGGCACGAGGGTGGCGGGCACCGACAACACCCCGCGCGAGCTGTCCGCTCGCGAGGTGGAGGTGCTGCAGCTCGTGGCGGACGGTCAGTCCAACAAGGAAATCGGTGAGGAGCTCAGCCTCTCCGCGCTCACGGTGAAATCCCACCTGTCGCGGATCGGCCGCAAGCTCGGCACCGGTGACCGGGCGCAGATGGTCGCACTGGCCATGCGCGCGGGCGTCATCCGCTAG
- a CDS encoding DUF4247 domain-containing protein produces the protein MKYRLWFVLGGILAVIALIIAVNLLFFGGTSVANFVDNEFDRDTSQDFDDDVRSYTSGEKPSAVSTLIVTDWKPLAQSADNSGIYLRYSSDAVVITPRGTGSTIQVMDVDRAYRRYGGHAGGSWGWTSTHGGDFRGRGPGAGK, from the coding sequence GTGAAATACCGGCTGTGGTTCGTGCTGGGCGGGATCCTGGCGGTGATCGCGCTGATCATCGCGGTGAACCTGCTGTTCTTCGGCGGGACGAGCGTGGCGAACTTCGTGGACAACGAGTTCGACCGCGACACCTCGCAGGACTTCGACGACGACGTGCGCTCCTACACCTCCGGGGAGAAGCCGAGCGCGGTGTCCACGCTGATCGTCACCGACTGGAAGCCGCTGGCGCAGTCGGCCGACAATTCGGGGATCTACCTGCGGTACTCCTCGGATGCCGTGGTCATCACCCCGCGTGGCACCGGCTCGACCATCCAGGTGATGGACGTGGACCGGGCGTACCGCCGCTACGGCGGGCACGCCGGTGGTTCGTGGGGCTGGACCTCCACGCACGGCGGTGACTTCCGCGGCCGCGGACCGGGGGCGGGCAAATGA
- a CDS encoding polyamine aminopropyltransferase — translation MTTTETETEVAAPRTRLARAAVLLAVFVCAACGLVYELALVALGSYLIGDTVGQASIVLSVMVFAMGVGALLAKPLQRRAEAAFAGIEIALALLGGLSVLLLYAAYAWLSLYVPALVVIALLLGMLIGAEIPLLMVLLQRIRKQDAGSAVADLFAADYVGALLGGLAFPFLLLPVFGQIRGALLVGAVNAIAGLGLVLTVFRKRLRRRTQAVLSVAAVGVTVVLTGTFVFAGQFELSARQALYADPVVHAERTPYQEIVITESVDLSGPADVRFYLNGDLQFSSVDEYRYHEALVHPVLAGPHESVLILGGGDGLGLREVLRYPDVRRVTLVELDPEVVRLARSQPDLLAMNQGAFNDPRVQVVTADAFTWLRENAARYDSIIVDMPDPDSTATAKLYSVEFYALVRRAMADGGRMVVQAGSPYFAPRSYWCVEASLREVGLRSTPYYMSVPSFGDWGFHLATANAEPELRLSPGAPALRALDTESLRAAGVFPVDRRRIPDVPSSSLMQPRVLEYAKDEWRNY, via the coding sequence GTGACCACCACCGAAACCGAAACCGAGGTCGCGGCGCCGCGCACGCGGCTGGCCAGGGCCGCGGTCCTGCTCGCCGTTTTTGTCTGCGCGGCCTGCGGCCTGGTCTACGAACTGGCACTGGTCGCGCTCGGCAGCTACCTGATCGGCGACACCGTCGGGCAGGCGTCGATCGTGCTGTCGGTGATGGTGTTCGCGATGGGCGTCGGCGCGCTGCTGGCCAAACCGCTCCAGCGCCGCGCGGAGGCCGCGTTCGCCGGCATCGAGATCGCGCTCGCCCTGCTCGGCGGGCTCAGCGTGCTGCTGCTCTACGCCGCCTACGCCTGGCTCAGCCTGTACGTGCCCGCGCTGGTGGTGATCGCGCTGCTGCTCGGCATGCTGATCGGCGCCGAGATCCCGCTGCTGATGGTGCTGCTGCAGCGGATCCGGAAGCAGGACGCGGGCAGCGCGGTGGCCGACCTGTTCGCCGCGGACTACGTCGGCGCGCTGCTCGGCGGCCTGGCCTTCCCGTTCCTGCTGCTGCCGGTGTTCGGCCAGATCCGCGGCGCGCTGCTGGTCGGCGCGGTGAACGCGATCGCCGGGCTGGGCCTGGTGCTCACCGTGTTCCGCAAGCGGCTGCGGCGCCGCACGCAGGCGGTGCTGTCCGTGGCGGCGGTCGGCGTGACCGTGGTGCTCACCGGGACCTTCGTCTTCGCCGGGCAGTTCGAGCTGTCCGCGCGCCAGGCCCTCTACGCCGACCCCGTCGTGCACGCCGAACGCACGCCGTACCAGGAGATCGTGATCACCGAGTCGGTCGACCTCAGCGGACCGGCCGACGTGCGCTTCTACCTCAACGGCGACCTCCAGTTCAGCTCGGTCGACGAGTACCGCTACCACGAGGCCCTGGTGCACCCGGTGCTCGCGGGCCCGCACGAGAGCGTGCTGATCCTCGGCGGAGGTGACGGGCTCGGCCTGCGCGAGGTCCTGCGCTACCCGGACGTGCGACGCGTGACGCTGGTCGAACTCGACCCCGAGGTGGTGCGCCTGGCCAGGTCCCAGCCCGACCTGCTGGCGATGAACCAGGGCGCGTTCAACGATCCGCGCGTCCAGGTGGTCACCGCCGACGCGTTCACCTGGTTGCGCGAGAACGCCGCGCGCTACGACTCGATCATCGTCGACATGCCCGACCCCGACTCCACGGCGACCGCGAAGCTCTACTCGGTGGAGTTCTACGCGCTGGTCCGGCGGGCGATGGCCGACGGGGGACGCATGGTCGTGCAGGCCGGTTCACCGTACTTCGCGCCGCGGTCCTACTGGTGCGTCGAGGCGTCACTGCGCGAGGTCGGCCTGCGCAGTACGCCGTACTACATGTCCGTGCCGAGTTTCGGCGACTGGGGATTCCACCTCGCGACCGCGAACGCGGAGCCGGAACTGCGGCTTTCGCCCGGCGCACCGGCGTTGCGCGCACTGGACACCGAATCGCTGCGTGCGGCCGGGGTCTTCCCGGTGGACCGGCGGCGGATCCCGGACGTGCCCTCGTCCTCACTGATGCAGCCGCGCGTCCTGGAGTACGCGAAGGACGAATGGCGTAACTACTAG
- the hemQ gene encoding hydrogen peroxide-dependent heme synthase — protein sequence MARLNYNELNDTIRYTAWSVFRAEPGRLPEDRGPAARETTEFLDGLESKGVVVRGVYDVAGLRADADYLIWWHAEEIEQVQAAYTGFRRTPLGRASVPVWSQVALHRPAEFNRSHIPAFLAGEEPRKYVCVYPFVRSYEWYLLPDDERRKMLADHGKEARDYPDVRANTVASFALGDYEWILAFEADELHRIVDLMRHLRGTEARLHVREEIPFYTGTRVPPAELIQNLP from the coding sequence ATGGCGCGGCTGAACTACAACGAGCTCAACGACACCATTCGCTACACCGCCTGGTCGGTGTTCCGGGCCGAACCGGGCCGGTTGCCCGAGGACCGCGGCCCCGCCGCGCGGGAGACCACCGAGTTCCTCGACGGTCTCGAGAGCAAGGGCGTGGTGGTGCGCGGGGTGTACGACGTCGCCGGTCTGCGGGCCGACGCCGACTACCTGATCTGGTGGCACGCCGAGGAGATCGAGCAGGTCCAGGCCGCCTACACCGGGTTCCGGCGGACGCCGCTGGGCCGGGCGTCGGTGCCGGTGTGGAGCCAGGTCGCGCTGCACCGGCCCGCGGAGTTCAACCGCAGCCACATCCCGGCCTTCCTGGCGGGGGAGGAGCCGCGGAAGTACGTCTGCGTGTACCCGTTCGTGCGGTCCTACGAGTGGTACCTGCTGCCGGACGACGAGCGCCGCAAGATGCTCGCCGACCACGGCAAGGAAGCGCGCGACTACCCGGACGTGCGCGCGAACACCGTCGCTTCGTTCGCGCTGGGTGACTACGAATGGATCCTCGCCTTCGAAGCGGACGAGCTGCACCGGATCGTGGACCTGATGCGTCACCTGCGCGGCACGGAAGCGCGGCTGCACGTGCGGGAGGAGATCCCGTTCTACACCGGCACGCGGGTGCCACCGGCGGAGCTGATCCAGAACCTGCCGTAG
- the hemG gene encoding protoporphyrinogen oxidase, which produces MTTRIAVVGGGVSGLAAAYRLRRLLGADAELTVFESTGAPGGKLRTGTLAGRPFDLGAEAFLARRPEAVALARELGLEVVHPTGARATVRAGGRARRLPPGTMMGVPASADAVSSVLSPEGLAAVAAEAELTPVELPAEDVPLGGLLRSRFGDELVDRLVDPLLGGVYAGGADGLGLRATMPGLAGALDRGVPTLTEAAASLVPASPSSAPVFGTLGSGLGTLIERLVAASGARVRTGTTVRELHRLSGGWRLVLGAAATAHAPEESTVDFDAVLLAVPAPAARRLLDGVAPAASAAYGRVELASMAVIGLALPPGTELPDASGVLVGASERREDGRPFAVKAFTFSARKWAHHGGDEVLLRGSVGRFREPGALHADDDELVRLVLDDLAELTGVRADPVDSVVTRWGGGLPQYGAGHTGLVASIDRAVAELPGLEVAGATLRGVGIPACVATADAAATRLAEFAKMDAWRG; this is translated from the coding sequence ATGACCACCAGGATCGCGGTGGTCGGCGGCGGTGTCTCCGGGCTGGCCGCGGCCTACCGGCTGCGCCGCCTGCTCGGTGCGGACGCCGAGCTGACCGTGTTCGAGTCGACCGGGGCGCCCGGCGGCAAGCTGCGCACCGGCACCCTGGCGGGACGACCGTTCGACCTCGGTGCCGAAGCCTTCCTGGCGCGTCGTCCCGAAGCGGTGGCGCTGGCACGCGAGCTGGGGCTTGAGGTGGTGCACCCGACCGGGGCGCGGGCGACCGTGCGTGCCGGTGGCCGGGCACGCCGGTTGCCGCCCGGCACGATGATGGGGGTACCCGCCAGCGCCGACGCGGTTTCCAGCGTGCTTTCCCCGGAGGGACTGGCCGCGGTGGCTGCCGAAGCCGAGTTGACGCCGGTCGAGTTGCCCGCGGAAGACGTGCCGCTGGGCGGGCTGCTGCGGTCGCGCTTCGGGGACGAACTGGTGGACCGCCTGGTCGATCCGCTGCTCGGCGGGGTCTACGCCGGGGGAGCGGACGGGCTCGGGCTGCGGGCCACCATGCCGGGGTTGGCCGGTGCGCTCGACCGTGGCGTGCCGACGCTGACCGAGGCGGCCGCGTCGCTGGTGCCCGCGTCGCCGAGCAGCGCACCGGTGTTCGGCACGCTCGGCTCGGGGCTCGGCACGTTGATCGAGCGGCTGGTGGCGGCGTCCGGGGCGCGGGTGCGGACCGGGACGACCGTTCGTGAGCTGCACCGGCTGTCCGGCGGCTGGCGCCTGGTGCTCGGCGCCGCGGCCACCGCGCACGCGCCCGAGGAGTCCACAGTGGACTTCGACGCGGTACTGCTGGCGGTACCCGCCCCGGCGGCGAGGCGGCTGCTCGACGGGGTCGCCCCGGCGGCCTCGGCCGCGTACGGACGGGTGGAACTGGCGTCGATGGCGGTGATCGGGCTGGCCCTGCCGCCGGGGACCGAGCTGCCGGACGCGTCCGGCGTGCTGGTCGGGGCGTCGGAGCGGCGCGAGGACGGCAGGCCGTTCGCGGTCAAGGCGTTCACCTTCTCGGCCAGGAAGTGGGCGCACCACGGCGGTGACGAGGTGCTGCTGCGCGGGTCGGTCGGCCGGTTCCGCGAGCCGGGCGCACTGCACGCCGACGACGACGAACTCGTGCGGCTGGTGCTCGACGACCTCGCCGAGCTGACCGGCGTGCGGGCCGATCCGGTGGACTCCGTGGTCACGCGCTGGGGTGGCGGACTGCCGCAGTACGGCGCGGGGCACACCGGGCTGGTCGCGTCGATCGACCGGGCCGTGGCCGAGCTGCCGGGCCTGGAAGTGGCGGGCGCCACGCTGCGCGGCGTCGGCATTCCCGCCTGCGTCGCCACCGCGGACGCCGCCGCCACCAGGCTCGCGGAGTTTGCGAAGATGGACGCATGGCGCGGCTGA
- a CDS encoding ribonuclease D, whose product MDTADQDGATSGTPESPAPIPLREPAEGTPGVIADPEELERACARIAEGAGAIAVDTERASGYRYWPKAYLVQLRREGVGSFLVDPIPLSGQLGPLADVLNGAEWVLHAASQDLPCLAELELRPTALFDTELAGRLAGYDRVALGTLVEKLLGYQLEKGHSAADWSRRPLPVDWLNYAALDVELLIPLREKLEAELEAQGKLDWARQEFEAVRTAPPPPPRAEPWRRVSGIHKIRSPRGLAAVREFWQIRDEMARKRDRAPSRVLPDSAIVSAVLADPKTTAELQALPVFSGRVQRKFASTWMRPLQVARTLAKSELPLPAQPTDGPPPPNRWADKDPEAAARLSAARAALNALAEHHRLPVENLLLPELVRRTCWRPPEDLSEAGVAEVLRAGGARPWQIELTAPALAKALTAKPEA is encoded by the coding sequence GTGGATACCGCTGATCAGGACGGCGCGACGTCCGGCACGCCGGAGTCACCGGCGCCGATTCCGCTGAGGGAACCGGCCGAAGGCACCCCCGGGGTCATCGCGGACCCGGAGGAACTGGAGCGCGCCTGCGCCCGGATCGCCGAAGGGGCCGGGGCGATCGCGGTGGACACCGAACGAGCATCCGGTTACCGCTACTGGCCCAAGGCCTACCTGGTGCAGCTGCGCCGGGAGGGCGTTGGCTCCTTCCTCGTCGACCCCATCCCGCTGAGCGGGCAGCTGGGGCCGCTCGCCGACGTGCTCAACGGCGCCGAATGGGTGCTGCACGCGGCTTCCCAGGACCTCCCCTGCCTCGCCGAGCTGGAGCTGCGGCCGACCGCCCTGTTCGACACCGAACTGGCGGGCCGCCTGGCCGGTTACGACCGCGTCGCGCTCGGCACGCTGGTCGAGAAGCTGCTCGGGTACCAGCTGGAGAAGGGGCACAGCGCGGCCGACTGGTCCCGCCGCCCGCTGCCGGTCGACTGGCTGAACTACGCCGCACTGGATGTGGAACTGCTGATCCCGCTGCGCGAAAAGCTCGAAGCCGAACTCGAAGCACAGGGCAAGCTCGACTGGGCACGGCAGGAGTTCGAAGCCGTGCGCACCGCTCCCCCGCCCCCGCCGCGGGCCGAGCCGTGGCGCCGGGTCTCCGGCATCCACAAGATCCGCTCCCCGCGCGGGCTGGCCGCGGTCAGGGAGTTCTGGCAGATCCGCGACGAGATGGCCCGCAAGCGCGACCGCGCGCCCAGCCGAGTGCTGCCGGACAGCGCGATCGTCAGCGCCGTGCTGGCCGATCCGAAGACCACCGCCGAACTGCAGGCGCTGCCCGTGTTCAGCGGGCGCGTCCAGCGGAAGTTCGCCTCGACCTGGATGCGGCCGCTGCAGGTGGCGCGCACGCTGGCCAAGTCGGAACTGCCGCTGCCCGCCCAGCCCACCGACGGCCCGCCGCCGCCGAACCGCTGGGCCGACAAGGACCCCGAGGCCGCCGCGCGGCTGTCCGCGGCGAGGGCCGCGCTCAACGCGCTGGCCGAGCACCACCGGCTGCCGGTGGAGAACCTGCTGCTGCCGGAGCTGGTCCGGCGCACCTGCTGGCGCCCGCCGGAGGACCTCAGCGAGGCCGGGGTCGCCGAGGTGCTGCGCGCGGGCGGGGCCCGGCCGTGGCAGATCGAGCTGACCGCGCCCGCGCTGGCGAAGGCACTCACCGCCAAACCCGAGGCCTGA
- a CDS encoding DUF3000 domain-containing protein produces MTAMTHAPDLFREAVAALDSVRSRPEVVLEPMRAPQRLAPWAYALSCEVTGPADVLASGRLVLLHDPDGQEGWNGVLRMVIYVRAELDRELATDPFLPDVGWSWLTDALEHNGAAFSSLGGTVTETSSARFGDIAGPSRTDDLELRASWTPDDASLRPHGEAFVQLMSSVVGLPPVGVSLFEQRQGS; encoded by the coding sequence GTGACCGCGATGACGCATGCGCCAGATCTCTTCCGCGAGGCGGTGGCGGCACTGGATTCCGTGCGCTCCCGCCCGGAGGTGGTTCTCGAGCCGATGCGCGCCCCGCAGCGGCTCGCCCCCTGGGCCTACGCACTGAGCTGTGAGGTCACCGGCCCGGCCGACGTGCTCGCGTCGGGCAGACTCGTGCTGCTGCACGACCCGGACGGCCAGGAGGGCTGGAACGGGGTGCTCCGCATGGTCATCTACGTCCGGGCCGAACTCGACCGCGAACTGGCCACCGACCCGTTCCTGCCGGACGTCGGCTGGTCCTGGCTGACCGACGCACTGGAGCACAACGGCGCCGCGTTCAGCTCGCTCGGCGGCACGGTCACCGAAACCTCGTCGGCCCGCTTCGGCGACATCGCCGGCCCGTCCCGCACCGACGACCTCGAACTGCGCGCGTCCTGGACCCCGGACGACGCGAGCCTGCGCCCGCACGGTGAGGCGTTCGTCCAGCTGATGTCCAGCGTGGTCGGGCTGCCGCCGGTCGGGGTCTCGCTGTTCGAGCAGCGGCAGGGCTCCTAG
- a CDS encoding TetR/AcrR family transcriptional regulator yields MRNTGRVGRPRATGAAASRHDAREAVLDAAAELFTTTGYTATTTRAIAELAGLRQASIYYHFPAKEDLLAALLAETVDPSLAVARELLGEFAPAEIRLWALSYSDIRLLGLARHNLGVLCLLPEVKALNLTGFRVARAELKDCYRALIAEAGAEPASLDICTSLAFGLVESVASARRDDPDLDVEAHARHGADAVLRLAGLPGASGSVRAAGLDLLHAAELERSRV; encoded by the coding sequence GTGCGGAATACGGGCAGGGTGGGCAGGCCACGGGCGACCGGAGCGGCGGCGAGCCGGCACGACGCCCGCGAAGCCGTGCTCGACGCGGCCGCCGAGCTGTTCACCACCACCGGCTACACCGCCACGACCACCCGCGCGATCGCCGAACTCGCCGGACTGCGGCAAGCCTCGATCTACTACCACTTCCCGGCGAAGGAGGACCTGCTCGCCGCGCTGCTCGCGGAGACGGTCGACCCGTCGTTGGCGGTGGCCAGGGAGTTGCTGGGTGAGTTCGCCCCGGCCGAGATCCGGTTGTGGGCGCTGAGCTACTCCGACATCCGGCTGCTCGGCCTGGCCAGGCACAACCTCGGGGTGCTGTGCCTGCTGCCGGAGGTCAAGGCGCTGAACCTGACCGGGTTCCGGGTCGCCCGCGCGGAGCTGAAGGACTGCTACCGCGCGCTGATCGCCGAGGCCGGCGCGGAACCGGCGTCGCTGGACATCTGCACCAGCCTCGCGTTCGGCCTGGTGGAAAGCGTCGCCTCGGCCCGCCGTGACGACCCGGACCTGGACGTGGAAGCCCACGCCCGCCACGGCGCGGACGCCGTGCTCCGCCTGGCGGGCCTGCCGGGTGCGAGCGGCTCGGTCCGGGCGGCGGGACTGGACCTGCTCCACGCCGCCGAACTGGAGCGCTCGCGGGTCTAG
- a CDS encoding DUF4178 domain-containing protein translates to MVDALVVVLLVLILVALVVVGVLLARRGRAKPPAPASTAADPFSSADVDAVRGDPRELAPGALVEIRGESYGVRGTLRLTEDGWSWTEHLLENAAGRRFWLSVEEDPELELVLFTELSDVTVAPGKTIELDGRTYRHQESGTATFTAEGTTGLNSGGTVHYQDYAAGDDARLSLESYGESGKWEVSRGEVLSRYEVRSYPSGD, encoded by the coding sequence ATGGTTGACGCACTCGTGGTGGTGCTGCTGGTCCTGATCCTGGTCGCGCTCGTGGTGGTCGGGGTGCTCCTGGCCCGCCGCGGCCGGGCGAAACCGCCGGCACCGGCATCCACCGCGGCGGATCCGTTCAGCTCGGCCGACGTGGACGCGGTGCGCGGGGATCCCCGTGAGCTGGCTCCGGGCGCGCTCGTCGAGATCCGCGGTGAGTCCTACGGGGTGCGCGGCACGCTGCGGCTGACCGAGGACGGCTGGTCGTGGACCGAGCACCTGCTGGAGAACGCCGCGGGCCGCCGGTTCTGGCTCTCCGTGGAGGAGGATCCCGAGCTGGAGCTGGTGCTGTTCACCGAGCTGTCCGACGTCACGGTGGCCCCGGGCAAGACGATCGAGCTGGACGGCCGGACCTACCGCCACCAGGAGTCGGGCACGGCCACCTTCACCGCCGAGGGCACCACCGGCCTGAACTCCGGCGGGACCGTGCACTACCAGGACTACGCCGCCGGGGACGACGCCCGGTTGTCGCTGGAGTCCTACGGCGAGAGCGGCAAGTGGGAGGTCAGCCGCGGCGAGGTGCTGTCGCGGTACGAGGTGCGGAGCTATCCCTCCGGGGACTGA
- the hemE gene encoding uroporphyrinogen decarboxylase: MSSSVSAPATATARRALPDAPFLLAARGERPARLPVWFMRQAGRSLPEYRELRAGTAMLDACFDPEMLAEITLQPVRRHGVDAAILFSDIVVPLKAAGLDIDIVAGTGPVVAGPVRDAAAVAALPELDAEQVVPVAEGIRLLVERLGDTPLIGFAGAPFTLASYLIEGGPSRNHERTKALMHSEPAVWHALAGKLADIALGFLRVQIAAGVDAIQLFDSWAGALSPRDYREFVLPHSAKVFAGVADAGVPRIHFGVGTGELLSDLRDAGPDVVGVDWRVPLDEAVRRLTATRPGSAPVVQGNLDPALLFGSWPVLEAEVRRIAEEGRAAAGHIFNLGHGVLPDTDPEVITRVVELVHSL; the protein is encoded by the coding sequence ATGTCTTCCTCAGTTTCAGCGCCCGCGACCGCCACCGCGCGTCGCGCGCTGCCCGACGCCCCCTTCCTGCTGGCCGCGCGGGGTGAGCGGCCCGCCCGCCTGCCCGTCTGGTTCATGCGGCAGGCCGGGCGCTCGCTGCCCGAGTACCGCGAGCTGCGCGCGGGCACCGCGATGCTCGACGCCTGCTTCGACCCGGAGATGCTCGCGGAGATCACCCTGCAGCCGGTTCGGCGGCACGGGGTCGACGCGGCGATCCTGTTCAGCGACATCGTGGTGCCGCTCAAGGCGGCGGGCCTGGACATCGACATCGTGGCCGGCACCGGCCCGGTGGTGGCCGGCCCGGTGCGGGACGCCGCCGCGGTGGCCGCGCTGCCCGAACTGGACGCCGAGCAGGTCGTCCCGGTGGCCGAGGGCATCCGCCTGCTGGTCGAGCGGCTCGGCGACACCCCGCTGATCGGGTTCGCCGGCGCGCCGTTCACGCTGGCCTCCTACCTGATCGAGGGCGGCCCGAGCCGCAACCACGAGCGCACCAAGGCGCTGATGCACTCCGAGCCCGCGGTCTGGCACGCGCTGGCCGGCAAGCTCGCCGACATCGCGCTCGGCTTCCTGCGGGTGCAGATCGCCGCCGGGGTCGACGCGATCCAGCTGTTCGACTCGTGGGCGGGCGCGCTCTCGCCGCGCGACTACCGCGAGTTCGTGCTGCCGCATTCGGCGAAGGTGTTCGCCGGGGTGGCCGACGCGGGCGTGCCGCGCATCCACTTCGGGGTCGGCACCGGGGAACTGCTGTCCGATCTGCGTGACGCCGGTCCCGACGTGGTGGGCGTCGACTGGCGCGTGCCGCTCGACGAGGCCGTCCGCAGGCTGACCGCCACCCGGCCCGGTTCGGCGCCGGTGGTGCAGGGCAACCTGGACCCGGCGCTGCTGTTCGGCTCGTGGCCGGTGCTCGAGGCCGAGGTGCGCCGGATCGCCGAAGAGGGCCGCGCGGCCGCCGGGCACATCTTCAACCTGGGCCACGGCGTGCTGCCCGACACCGACCCCGAGGTGATCACCCGGGTCGTCGAACTCGTGCACTCGCTCTGA
- a CDS encoding DUF350 domain-containing protein: MSELVLGLLATLAYGAVGTILMALGFALVDLATPGKLRELIWVQGNRNASVLLASGLLGVGVIVTTAIITSDSDLVTGLLSTVVFGLAGLALMSIAFVLLDLATPGKLGEILARPEPHPAVWVSAAVHVAVSAIIAAAIT, translated from the coding sequence ATGTCCGAACTCGTTCTCGGCCTGCTGGCCACGCTGGCCTACGGCGCGGTCGGCACCATCCTGATGGCGCTCGGCTTCGCGCTGGTCGATCTCGCCACGCCCGGCAAGCTCCGCGAGCTGATCTGGGTGCAGGGCAACCGCAACGCCTCCGTGCTGCTGGCCTCCGGCCTGCTCGGCGTCGGCGTCATCGTCACCACGGCGATCATCACCAGCGACAGCGACCTCGTCACCGGCCTGCTGTCCACGGTGGTCTTCGGCCTGGCCGGGCTCGCGCTGATGTCGATCGCCTTCGTGCTGCTGGACCTGGCCACACCCGGCAAGCTCGGCGAGATCCTGGCCCGCCCCGAACCGCATCCCGCGGTCTGGGTCTCGGCCGCGGTGCACGTCGCGGTGAGCGCGATCATCGCCGCCGCCATCACGTGA